One genomic segment of Thermodesulfobacterium sp. TA1 includes these proteins:
- a CDS encoding D-sedoheptulose 7-phosphate isomerase: MEKLIVKVLAIGESSRKIQEEFLKTEGPKIVEVAVLAKEVILKGGKILIFGNGGSAADAQHLAAELVNRFKKERKPLPAIALTTDTSILTAVSNDYDFSQVFVKQILALGKKGDLALGISTSGNSPNVIEGLKTAKELGLYTVGLTGGTGGKMKPWCDHLIVVPSQDTPRIQEGHLLFLHLFSELLEDLIFS, encoded by the coding sequence ATGGAAAAACTGATTGTTAAAGTATTAGCCATAGGAGAAAGTTCAAGAAAAATTCAGGAAGAGTTTTTAAAGACTGAAGGCCCAAAAATCGTTGAGGTTGCGGTTTTAGCTAAAGAGGTCATTCTAAAAGGTGGTAAAATCTTAATCTTTGGTAATGGAGGAAGTGCGGCTGATGCTCAACATCTCGCAGCAGAGTTGGTAAACAGATTTAAAAAAGAGAGAAAACCCCTTCCTGCCATCGCCCTCACTACCGATACCTCCATACTTACGGCGGTTTCTAATGATTATGATTTTTCTCAGGTGTTTGTAAAACAGATTTTAGCCTTAGGAAAAAAGGGAGATTTAGCCTTAGGAATAAGCACCAGCGGAAATTCTCCAAACGTCATAGAAGGATTAAAAACCGCTAAGGAGCTTGGGCTTTATACCGTGGGGTTGACCGGTGGAACCGGTGGAAAAATGAAGCCTTGGTGTGACCATCTAATAGTCGTGCCAAGCCAAGACACCCCACGCATCCAAGAAGGACACCTACTTTTTCTTCATCTTTTTTCAGAGTTGCTTGAAGACCTTATTTTTTCATAA
- a CDS encoding sigma-54 dependent transcriptional regulator, translating into MMKEVWVLDDEIGILEVLEDILRDENYRVKTFLYAKDFLKEINFRPPDAVFLDLWLKDADGLEVLDTIRKMYPFLPVIVISGHGTIETAVKAIKMGAFDFIEKPLSYERIIVTLENALKVSSLEEENKRLREKLLGEVKLTGVSSAIKNLRDIIHKVAPTDTTVLILGESGVGKEVVAKLIHLYSHRAKEAFVEVNCAAIPDTLIEAELFGYEKGAFTGAFTSKAGKLELANRGTLFLDEVGDMSLASQAKMLRVLQEKKFERLGGTRSIEVDVRIIAATNKDLRDAIKKGSFREDLFYRLNAFPIYIPPLRERKEDIPVLVEEFLEEMSYKTASGRKHLKPDALSVLMEYHWPGNVRELKNFIERLVILSNKKEIGYEDLPEDFKHLLKDKTYVFSQDQPWFKEKDLRSAKQLFEKEFIRRKLLEHGGNISHTAREIGIERAYLQKKIKELGIKEELEEF; encoded by the coding sequence ATGATGAAAGAAGTTTGGGTTCTTGATGATGAAATCGGAATTTTAGAAGTTTTAGAAGACATTCTTAGAGACGAAAACTATCGTGTAAAAACCTTTCTTTATGCTAAAGATTTTTTAAAGGAGATAAACTTTAGACCTCCAGATGCGGTTTTTTTAGACCTTTGGCTCAAAGACGCAGACGGCCTTGAGGTCTTAGATACCATCAGGAAGATGTATCCTTTTTTACCGGTAATCGTTATTTCTGGGCATGGGACCATAGAAACCGCAGTAAAGGCTATTAAAATGGGAGCCTTCGATTTTATAGAAAAACCTCTTTCTTATGAAAGGATAATAGTTACCTTAGAAAATGCCTTAAAGGTAAGTTCTTTAGAGGAAGAAAACAAAAGGCTAAGAGAAAAATTGCTTGGCGAGGTCAAATTAACCGGGGTTTCATCTGCCATTAAAAATTTACGAGACATTATTCATAAAGTAGCCCCTACTGATACTACCGTCCTCATTTTAGGTGAATCAGGGGTAGGAAAAGAAGTAGTAGCTAAGCTTATTCATCTTTATTCGCATAGGGCTAAGGAGGCTTTTGTAGAGGTAAACTGTGCAGCCATTCCTGATACCTTGATAGAGGCTGAGCTTTTTGGGTATGAAAAAGGGGCTTTTACTGGGGCTTTTACTTCAAAAGCAGGAAAGTTAGAGTTGGCTAATCGTGGCACTCTGTTTCTTGATGAAGTAGGAGATATGAGCCTTGCTTCTCAAGCTAAGATGTTAAGGGTTTTACAAGAAAAAAAATTTGAAAGGTTAGGTGGAACCCGATCTATAGAAGTAGACGTAAGGATTATAGCAGCAACCAATAAAGACTTAAGAGATGCCATAAAAAAAGGCTCGTTTAGAGAAGACTTGTTTTATAGGCTTAATGCTTTCCCTATCTATATCCCGCCTCTAAGAGAAAGAAAAGAGGACATACCGGTTTTGGTAGAAGAATTTTTAGAAGAGATGAGTTATAAAACAGCCTCTGGTAGGAAACATCTAAAACCAGATGCCCTTTCAGTTTTAATGGAATATCACTGGCCTGGCAATGTGAGAGAGTTGAAAAATTTTATAGAAAGGTTAGTCATTCTTTCTAACAAAAAAGAAATCGGATATGAGGACCTACCTGAGGATTTTAAGCATCTTTTAAAAGATAAGACCTATGTTTTCTCTCAAGACCAGCCTTGGTTTAAGGAAAAAGATCTTAGGTCCGCCAAACAACTTTTTGAGAAGGAATTTATTAGGAGAAAACTTTTAGAACATGGGGGCAACATTTCTCATACTGCAAGAGAAATAGGTATTGAAAGGGCTTATCTTCAGAAAAAAATCAAAGAATTAGGAATAAAAGAAGAATTAGAGGAATTTTAA
- the tsaD gene encoding tRNA (adenosine(37)-N6)-threonylcarbamoyltransferase complex transferase subunit TsaD, giving the protein MLLAIETSCDETGVALFSEEGKLISHLLYSQVAIHSPFGGIVPEIASRKQLEVLYPFIKNLLAQTHTEVSQIKAVAATFGPGLIGSLLVGVSIAKALSFALKIPLIAVDHLHAHLTAVFLEKEVEFPFIGLLVSGGHTALFWVKSFFEYYVIGHTKDDAAGEAFDKVAKILGLGYPGGPKISQLAEKGDPEAICFPRPLLESKSLDFSFSGLKTAVLNYVKNHPSYKIEDLCAGFEEAVCDVLITKTFKAVEALNIKRVVVAGGVAANKRLRKRFLEKASTIDAEVYFPSLEFCTDNAAMVGLVGYKSWINKKYADLSTEPYARAVFQKINII; this is encoded by the coding sequence ATGCTGTTAGCCATAGAAACTTCTTGCGACGAAACAGGGGTTGCTCTTTTTTCTGAAGAAGGAAAACTTATCTCTCATCTTCTTTACTCTCAGGTAGCCATTCATTCTCCCTTTGGGGGTATCGTACCAGAAATTGCCTCAAGAAAACAGCTTGAAGTGCTTTACCCGTTTATAAAAAACCTGTTAGCACAAACCCATACTGAGGTTTCTCAGATAAAAGCTGTAGCTGCTACCTTTGGACCTGGATTAATAGGGTCTCTTTTGGTAGGGGTCTCAATAGCTAAAGCCCTTAGCTTTGCACTTAAAATCCCTCTTATTGCAGTAGACCATCTACATGCCCATCTAACGGCTGTTTTTTTAGAAAAAGAGGTAGAATTTCCCTTCATAGGGCTACTTGTCTCCGGTGGACACACAGCCCTTTTTTGGGTAAAATCTTTTTTTGAATACTATGTTATAGGTCATACTAAAGATGACGCAGCCGGGGAAGCCTTTGATAAAGTAGCTAAAATCTTAGGATTAGGTTATCCTGGTGGTCCGAAAATAAGTCAGCTTGCTGAAAAAGGAGACCCAGAGGCTATCTGTTTTCCCAGACCGCTTTTAGAATCTAAATCCTTAGACTTTAGTTTTTCTGGACTTAAGACCGCGGTGTTAAACTATGTTAAAAACCACCCTTCTTATAAAATAGAAGACCTTTGTGCTGGTTTTGAAGAGGCGGTGTGCGACGTATTAATAACTAAAACCTTTAAAGCGGTTGAAGCCTTAAACATAAAAAGAGTGGTGGTAGCAGGTGGGGTAGCAGCTAATAAAAGGCTGAGAAAAAGATTTTTAGAAAAGGCCTCTACTATTGACGCAGAAGTTTATTTTCCTTCTTTAGAATTTTGTACCGATAACGCAGCCATGGTAGGATTAGTAGGATATAAAAGTTGGATAAACAAGAAGTATGCCGACCTAAGCACAGAACCTTATGCAAGGGCTGTTTTTCAAAAAATCAATATTATTTAA
- a CDS encoding YdcF family protein: protein MSDLFFIIKKFFVFLFRPSSLIFLFLLTVSIYVVLGKRRGRRRFFLFVAVALYYLSTTPFLPYFLLKQLEKNYPIPPQEEIAKVEKIIVLTGRVYGQKDLGLEERFSKETLVRFFKALELKKVYPEKKVIIVGGSYEDLNFKGASYLKEFAGKLGYQVEAIDIPLDTETSVKTIKKLLSSPEERFLLLTSAYHLPRAIILFKKEGLNPIPYPTNYNHKLCKPDFSVSNFFPNDLYFSLTNLAFHEYLGILFYKIKFLLF, encoded by the coding sequence ATGTCTGATTTATTTTTTATAATTAAAAAGTTTTTTGTTTTCCTATTTCGTCCCTCAAGTTTAATATTTCTCTTTCTTTTAACTGTAAGTATCTATGTGGTTCTTGGTAAAAGAAGGGGAAGACGGAGGTTTTTTCTTTTTGTAGCTGTGGCTCTTTACTATCTATCAACCACACCTTTTTTACCTTATTTTCTCTTAAAACAATTAGAAAAAAATTATCCTATTCCTCCTCAAGAAGAGATAGCAAAAGTTGAAAAGATTATAGTTTTGACAGGTAGGGTGTATGGTCAAAAGGACCTTGGGTTAGAAGAGAGATTTAGTAAAGAAACGTTAGTAAGATTTTTTAAAGCTTTAGAATTAAAAAAGGTCTATCCTGAAAAAAAGGTCATCATCGTAGGGGGTTCATACGAAGACCTTAACTTCAAGGGTGCTTCTTATTTAAAGGAGTTTGCCGGTAAATTAGGTTATCAGGTTGAGGCTATAGATATCCCCTTAGATACAGAAACCAGCGTAAAAACCATTAAAAAATTACTTTCTTCTCCTGAAGAAAGATTTCTTCTGCTAACCTCAGCTTATCATCTTCCGAGGGCTATTATTCTTTTTAAAAAGGAAGGATTAAATCCTATTCCTTATCCTACTAACTACAACCACAAACTTTGTAAACCAGACTTTTCGGTTAGCAACTTCTTTCCTAACGACCTTTACTTTAGTTTAACTAATTTGGCTTTTCATGAATACCTTGGTATACTATTTTATAAGATTAAATTTCTCTTGTTTTAA